In Gavia stellata isolate bGavSte3 unplaced genomic scaffold, bGavSte3.hap2 HAP2_SCAFFOLD_382, whole genome shotgun sequence, the following proteins share a genomic window:
- the ZBTB45 gene encoding zinc finger and BTB domain-containing protein 45, translating into MAEAVHYIHLQNFSRSLLETLNGQRLGGHFCDVTVRIREATLRAHRCVLAAGSPFFHDKLLLGHSAIEVPPVVPSGAVRQLVEFMYSGCLVVAQSEALQILTAASILQIKTVIDECTQIISQSRGPKALPPVRPPRPEAAPAPADPRHKPLSALAPPEPDVRFGPAEPVPSCHSRKQRQPLRLQLPVKEEEEEEEAGGAAGGEEGFAPPPFAAEDPPFFGAPEVFADAFLPPWPGEDGAKFGPDCSLEAPGRVPAFGAKVATGGNGFGFAPPPLYEGGAEGGLSGGGVPPAPEAPQPGPSRCPEPSYQCGHCQKTFSSRKNYTKHMFIHSGEKPHQCSICWRSFSLRDYLLKHMVTHTGVRAFQCGVCCKRFTQKSSLNVHMRTHRPERFQCRLCTKGFSHRTLLERHAAATHPVPPPGPPPGPPPSEAGMATWPGTEAAGAGPAHTA; encoded by the exons atGGCGGAGGCGGTGCACTACATCCACCTCCAGAACTTCAGCCGTTCGCTGCTGGAGACCCTCAACGGGCAACGCTTGGGCGGCCATTTCTGCGACGTGACGGTTCGCATCCGCGAGGCCACCCTACGGGCCCACCGCTGCGTCCTGGCCGCCGGCAGCCCCTTCTTCCACGACAAGCTGCTCTTGGGTCACTCGGCCATCGAGGTGCCACCCGTTGTCCCCAGCGGAGCCGTGCGGCAGCTGGTGGAGTTCATGTACAGCGGTTGCTTGGTGGTGGCCCAGTCGGAAGCTCTGCAGATCCTCACCGCCGCCTCCATCCTCCAGATCAAGACGGTCATCGACGAGTGCACCCAGATCATCTCCCAGAGCCGCGGTCCCAAGGCGCTGCCCCCCgtccgcccgccccgccccgagGCCGCCCCGGCACCCGCCGACCCCCGCCACAAGCCCCTGTCGGCGTTGGCACCGCCGGAGCCCGACGTCCGCTTCGGTCCGGCCGAGCCGGTGCCGAGCTGCCACAGCCGCAAGCAGCGCCAACCGCTGCGGCTCCAGCTGCCGGtcaaggaggaggaagaggaggaggaagcgggGGGCGCTGCCGGCGGTGAGGAAGGCTTCGCCCCCCCGCCCTTCGCCGCTGAGGACCCCCCATTTTTCGGCGCCCCCGAAGTCTTCGCCGACGCCTTCCTGCCCCCATGGCCCGGCGAGGACGGGGCCAAGTTCGGGCCCGACTGCAGCTTGGAGGCGCCGGGCCGGGTGCCGGCGTTCGGGGCCAAGGTGGCGACGGGGGGCAATGGTTTTGGCTTCGCACCACCACCACTCTACGAGGGGGGCGCAGAGGGGGGGCTGAGCGGGGGGGGCGTCCCCCCGGCCCCTGAGGcgccccagcccggcccctcGCGCTGCCCCGAGCCCTCCTACCAGTGCGGCCACTGCCAGAAGACCTTCAGCTCCCGCAAGAACTACACCAAACACATGTTCATCCACTCCG GCGAGAAGCCCCACCAGTGCTCCATCTGCTGGCGCTCCTTCTCACTCCGTGACTACCTGCTGAAGCACATGGTGACCCACACGGGCGTCCGCGCCTTCCAGTGCGGCGTCTGCTGCAAACGCTTTACCCAGAAGAGCTCCCTCAACGTTCACATGCGCACCCACCGCCCCGAGCGCTTCCAGTGCCGCCTCTGCACCAAGGGCTTCTCCCACCGCACCCTCCTCGAGCGCCACGCCGCTGCCACCCACCCCGTGCCaccgccggggccgccgccagGGCCGCCACCATCTGAAGCCGGGATGGCGACGTGGCCAGGCACCGAGGCTGCGG